One Malus domestica chromosome 11, GDT2T_hap1 genomic region harbors:
- the LOC103447617 gene encoding phenylacetaldehyde reductase-like: MSKHGEVVCVTGGSGCIGSWLVLLLLHRDYTVHATVKDLKDEDETKHLEALVEGAESRLRLFQIDLLDYNSILAAVNGCSGVFHLASPCIVDQVHDPEKELLDPAIKGTLNVLTAAKHAGVSRVVLTSSISAITPSPSWPSDKVKGEDCWTDIDYCKQKGLWYPLSKTLAEKAAWEFAKEKGLDVVVVNPGTVMGPVISPRLNASMLMLVRLLEGCAETYEDFFMGSVHFKDVAQAHILVYENKSATGRHLCVEAISHYGDFVAEVAELYPEYKVPSLPKDTQPGLLREKNGAKKLMNLGLEFIPMDQIIKDAVESLKSKGFIS, from the exons ATGTCGAAGCACGGTGAGGTTGTATGCGTTACCGGTGGAAGCGGCTGCATTGGATCCTGGCTcgtccttctcctcctccaccGTGATTACACCGTCCACGCCACCGTCAAGGATCTCA AGGACGAGGACGAGACGAAGCATCTAGAAGCGTTAGTAGAGGGAGCAGAGTCGCGCCTCCGTCTCTTCCAGATTGACCTCCTCGACTACAACTCCATACTCGCCGCCGTCAATGGCTGCTCCGGTGTCTTCCACCTCGCCTCTCCCTGCATCGTCGATCAAGTCCACGACCCCGAG AAGGAGCTTCTGGACCCGGCGATCAAAGGAACGCTCAATGTTCTGACGGCGGCGAAGCACGCTGGGGTCAGCCGTGTGGTGCTGACGTCATCCATTTCCGCCATCACTCCCAGCCCAAGCTGGCCGTCTGATAAGGTCAAGGGCGAGGATTGCTGGACAGACATTGACTACTGCAAGCAGAAGGGA TTGTGGTATCCATTATCGAAAACGCTGGCAGAGAAAGCGGCGTGGGAATTTGCCAAGGAGAAGGGGCTGGATGTGGTTGTGGTGAATCCAGGCACGGTGATGGGCCCTGTTATCTCGCCCAGGCTCAATGCTAGCATGTTGATGCTTGTTCGCCTTCTTGAGG GTTGCGCTGAAACATATGAGGACTTCTTTATGGGATCTGTGCATTTTAAAGATGTAGCTCAAGCGCACATTTTAGTGTATGAGAACAAATCAGCAACCGGTAGGCACTTGTGTGTGGAAGCTATATCACATTATGGTGACTTTGTGGCAGAGGTTGCTGAACTTTACCCTGAGTACAAGGTTCCCAG TTTGCCAAAGGACACCCAACCTGGCTTGCTGAGGGAAAAGAACGGAGCGAAGAAGCTAATGAACTTGGGTTTGGAATTCATTCCCATGGATCAAATTATCAAGGATGCTGTTGAGAGCCTAAAGAGCAAGggatttatttcataa